From the Gammaproteobacteria bacterium genome, one window contains:
- a CDS encoding DNA polymerase III subunit chi, with amino-acid sequence MPRVDFYVVADSAPGAATLLACRLAEKAWLAGHRVYLHAAGAAEAARVDDTLWTFRQDSFVPHGRYPEQAREGLTVLVGSGGDPEGFGDLLINLTREVPPFHARFERVLEIVAADPEAREAGRARYRFYSQEGYPLQSHNV; translated from the coding sequence GTGCCGAGGGTCGACTTCTACGTCGTCGCCGACTCCGCCCCCGGAGCCGCGACCCTGCTGGCCTGCCGCCTGGCCGAGAAGGCCTGGCTCGCGGGCCACCGGGTCTACCTGCACGCGGCCGGCGCGGCCGAGGCGGCGAGAGTGGACGACACCCTCTGGACCTTCCGCCAGGACAGCTTCGTCCCCCACGGGCGATATCCGGAGCAGGCGCGGGAGGGACTGACCGTGCTGGTGGGCTCGGGCGGCGACCCCGAAGGCTTCGGCGACCTCCTGATCAACCTGACCCGGGAGGTGCCGCCCTTCCACGCGCGCTTCGAGCGGGTGCTCGAGATCGTCGCCGCGGACCCGGAGGCCCGGGAGGCCGGCCGCGCGCGATATCGGTTCTACAGCCAGGAAGGGTATCCTCTGCAGAGCCACAACGTATGA